A stretch of Scandinavium goeteborgense DNA encodes these proteins:
- a CDS encoding ABC transporter ATP-binding protein, translated as MRTAFAFRKPTESLPFVALSSVNFHIQPGESLGIIGRNGAGKSTLLKLLTRITRPSAGSIIVNGTLSSLLEVGAGFHHDLNGLENIYLAGAILGMSQRSIKLKIDTIIDFSELGDALFQPVRTYSSGMFLRLAFSVGIHLDSDILIIDEALTVGDRDFQTRCYSRIKDFIKAGGTLVLVSHDETQLRQICSRGLVLEQGSLVYDGELSGALEYYFSL; from the coding sequence TTGCGTACTGCATTTGCATTTCGCAAACCAACTGAATCGTTGCCATTTGTTGCATTGTCATCGGTCAATTTTCATATTCAACCGGGTGAGTCATTGGGGATAATAGGTCGTAATGGTGCTGGCAAGTCCACACTCTTAAAACTGTTGACCAGAATAACGCGGCCTTCAGCAGGCAGTATTATTGTTAATGGTACTTTATCCTCGCTACTTGAAGTTGGTGCTGGGTTTCATCACGACTTAAATGGTTTGGAAAATATTTATTTAGCAGGCGCGATATTGGGCATGTCGCAAAGATCCATTAAACTCAAAATTGATACTATTATCGATTTTTCCGAACTAGGTGATGCTTTATTTCAGCCAGTAAGAACTTATTCTTCTGGAATGTTTTTACGACTCGCTTTTTCAGTCGGCATTCATCTTGATAGCGATATTCTCATCATTGATGAAGCACTTACGGTAGGTGACAGGGATTTTCAAACTCGCTGTTATAGCAGAATAAAGGATTTCATTAAGGCTGGGGGAACTTTGGTGTTAGTTAGCCATGATGAGACGCAACTCCGTCAGATATGTTCGCGCGGCCTTGTTCTTGAGCAAGGCAGTCTTGTCTACGATGGGGAGTTGTCAGGTGCCCTCGAATACTATTTCTCACTGTAA
- a CDS encoding WavE lipopolysaccharide synthesis family protein, whose product MKDLSIIFQGPVEMKNGSFNQFLDYLARTRRTFPASEIILSTWEMLPIEKDMILNHLSLLGIRIIHSSDPGPLIGKDEAGEYLCNINRLLVSSHAGLAAATRPLALKLRTDTYISSRKLINLLEKHVLIENELKRDLDYQVFSKRVINASWFSRDARGSLPYLFHPGDILLAGKTEDVRLFFSAPLATKALFKPVSAPGLWSAWRYVPEQWFWVHAIGKVTNRKVYEGSLRSSPKLVTLSEKYYLANFISYSPSKLGFHWPKYWKRYPFRGLFSLYTQRRWLRLYKYYHGGGPNFSVGKWLDWAVTKLWRTGYLIRAMLQRNKLIRCLALTLFLHRK is encoded by the coding sequence ATGAAAGATTTGAGCATTATCTTTCAGGGGCCCGTTGAAATGAAAAATGGTTCATTCAACCAATTTCTGGATTATTTAGCCCGTACTCGTCGGACATTTCCCGCATCAGAAATAATACTGTCGACCTGGGAAATGTTACCCATTGAAAAAGATATGATCCTTAATCATCTGTCTCTTCTGGGAATTCGAATTATCCATAGTTCAGATCCTGGCCCACTCATCGGAAAAGATGAAGCTGGAGAGTACCTATGTAATATAAATCGATTGCTGGTCTCCTCACATGCAGGATTGGCCGCCGCGACACGCCCTTTGGCGTTAAAACTACGAACGGATACTTATATTTCTTCCCGTAAACTGATCAATTTGTTAGAAAAACACGTATTGATTGAGAATGAACTGAAAAGAGATTTAGACTACCAAGTATTTTCGAAGAGAGTGATTAATGCCTCTTGGTTTTCCCGAGATGCACGGGGCAGTTTACCTTATCTTTTTCATCCTGGTGACATCCTTTTAGCAGGTAAAACAGAAGATGTGAGGTTATTCTTCAGTGCCCCACTGGCAACAAAAGCGTTGTTCAAACCCGTATCCGCACCTGGATTGTGGAGTGCCTGGCGCTATGTTCCTGAACAATGGTTTTGGGTTCATGCCATTGGTAAGGTGACAAATCGCAAAGTCTATGAGGGCTCCCTTCGGAGTTCGCCTAAATTGGTTACACTGTCTGAAAAATATTATTTGGCTAATTTTATATCATACTCCCCAAGTAAATTGGGGTTTCACTGGCCAAAATATTGGAAGCGGTACCCGTTTCGAGGACTGTTCAGTTTGTATACTCAACGACGTTGGCTCAGATTATATAAATACTATCATGGTGGTGGCCCTAACTTTTCCGTAGGCAAATGGCTCGATTGGGCTGTTACGAAATTATGGCGTACTGGTTATTTGATACGTGCAATGCTACAAAGAAATAAATTAATACGTTGTTTAGCTTTGACATTATTCCTACATAGAAAGTAG
- a CDS encoding helix-turn-helix domain-containing protein — protein sequence MLFPSDSIDLLSKVLIADKNITKIPAKKRLLLNSKHENRMCILLSGAASLLRKQDGLLLGNVKGKYIFGLNRIFCKDESDLIIRSDSVCELVIMGISEGESIISLHGLWYSVSDILSFHVRYMVCRDERLINKRSRDVVMSYIEEIRKMPDNDRVNIKMLQYIQERSGLSRSSIMNIFAEMRNEKLIITRRGGVLLSMEKSREKSF from the coding sequence ATGCTATTTCCATCTGATTCAATTGATCTGCTTTCTAAGGTGCTTATTGCGGATAAGAATATCACTAAAATTCCCGCAAAGAAAAGGTTGCTTTTAAATTCTAAGCATGAAAATCGAATGTGCATACTTCTGTCTGGTGCAGCTTCGCTATTACGTAAACAGGATGGTCTGTTACTAGGAAATGTTAAAGGCAAGTACATCTTCGGTCTTAACAGAATATTTTGTAAAGACGAAAGCGATCTTATTATAAGATCAGACTCTGTTTGTGAATTGGTCATAATGGGAATTAGTGAAGGCGAGTCTATAATTTCCTTGCACGGATTATGGTACTCTGTTTCCGATATTTTATCATTTCATGTTAGATATATGGTCTGTAGAGATGAACGTTTGATTAACAAACGTTCCCGTGATGTAGTTATGAGTTATATTGAGGAGATTAGAAAAATGCCAGATAACGATAGGGTTAATATTAAAATGTTACAGTATATTCAAGAGCGAAGTGGTCTCTCACGTAGTAGCATCATGAATATTTTTGCAGAAATGCGTAACGAAAAACTAATCATAACTAGACGGGGAGGCGTGTTGTTGAGCATGGAGAAGAGTCGTGAGAAATCATTCTAA
- a CDS encoding glycosyltransferase family 2 protein — MLNIVIPMAGRGSRFSQAGFTDPKPFIPVEGIPMIELVINNLRPEMPHRFIFVCQQAHLVRYDFQRRLSLLAPGSKIIALSDVTAGAACTVLAAADFIDNDEPLMIANSDQWVDVDINDYLAEMNASDLDGLIMTMKSSDPKWSYAQSNAEGWVHRVVEKQVVSDEATVGIYNFRRGSDFCRLARAMITRNDRSQGEFYVAPVYTDLCREGKYRIGVYNIGRDGMGMHGLGTPKDLSVFLESSVLTSALLTSRGAA; from the coding sequence ATGTTGAATATTGTAATCCCAATGGCAGGTCGAGGCAGCCGTTTTAGTCAGGCAGGTTTTACTGATCCCAAGCCATTTATCCCTGTAGAAGGTATTCCGATGATCGAATTGGTTATTAATAATTTGCGACCGGAAATGCCCCATAGATTTATATTTGTCTGCCAACAGGCACATTTAGTGCGCTATGATTTTCAACGTCGGCTTTCTCTTCTTGCTCCGGGAAGCAAAATTATCGCCTTATCAGACGTCACCGCCGGGGCTGCATGTACTGTGCTTGCTGCGGCAGATTTCATTGATAATGATGAACCTTTGATGATTGCAAATTCTGACCAGTGGGTTGATGTGGATATTAACGATTACTTGGCAGAGATGAATGCCAGCGATCTCGATGGTCTAATTATGACCATGAAATCAAGTGATCCGAAATGGTCGTATGCGCAATCTAATGCTGAAGGATGGGTGCATCGTGTTGTAGAAAAGCAGGTAGTCTCTGATGAGGCCACTGTTGGGATATATAATTTCCGCCGAGGCAGTGATTTTTGTCGTTTGGCCAGAGCAATGATTACCCGAAACGATCGAAGCCAAGGGGAATTTTACGTCGCTCCTGTTTATACCGATTTGTGCCGTGAAGGGAAATACCGAATCGGTGTTTATAATATTGGTAGGGATGGCATGGGTATGCACGGATTAGGAACACCAAAGGACTTATCTGTCTTTTTGGAAAGCTCTGTACTGACGTCAGCTTTGTTGACTAGCCGAGGGGCTGCATGA
- a CDS encoding IS3 family transposase codes for MRKGVFKARHLARAEISDYIQLFYNRARNQSNLGGASPKVILQLN; via the coding sequence ATCAGGAAAGGTGTCTTCAAGGCCCGCCATTTGGCCCGGGCCGAAATCTCCGATTACATTCAATTATTCTACAACCGGGCCCGGAACCAGAGCAATCTCGGTGGCGCCAGCCCGAAGGTAATCCTCCAGTTAAACTGA
- a CDS encoding IS3 family transposase (programmed frameshift), protein MIKTRRTKRTFSPEFKLEAIEQVVKYQRDVREVAQALELNPDHLRKWIRLYKQELLGIEPVGNAITPEQREIQQLKAQIKRLEMEKEIPKAGCRADERSPRKVIALITRLKAKWPVQVLCHLFGIHRSVYYAQVKHPVNVQRIALRSRVRALHALSRGAAGSRAISQMLRQSGVDAGRWLARRLMQECGLTSHQPVKHRYRINEDNSPALPNLLNRQFNPAAPNRVWCGDISFIRLQDRWCYLALVVDLYSRRIIGSALSLTADADLVCRALRNALETRPRNERLLFHSDQGVQYKSNKYRKLLWRYGVMQSMSRRGNCLDNSPMERVFRSLKSEWLPKGGYGDFSHAVLDINQWINGYYNMYRPHTNNGGLSPYLHEEKWKQVIPVS, encoded by the exons ATGATCAAAACTCGTCGGACTAAACGCACATTTTCCCCGGAGTTCAAACTCGAAGCTATCGAACAGGTTGTTAAATACCAGCGAGATGTACGGGAAGTTGCTCAGGCGCTCGAACTCAACCCTGACCATTTGCGCAAATGGATACGGCTTTATAAGCAGGAACTTCTGGGTATTGAGCCCGTCGGCAATGCTATTACTCCTGAACAGCGCGAAATTCAGCAGCTTAAAGCGCAGATAAAACGTCTTGAGATGGAAAAAGAAATAC CTAAAGCAGGCTGCCGTGCTGATGAGCGAAGCCCCCGGAAAGTTATCGCGCTAATCACACGGCTGAAAGCAAAGTGGCCTGTGCAGGTTCTTTGTCATTTATTCGGTATTCACCGTAGCGTTTATTACGCGCAGGTGAAGCATCCGGTTAATGTACAAAGAATTGCATTACGAAGTCGGGTGAGAGCACTGCATGCTCTCAGTCGTGGTGCTGCAGGGAGTCGGGCAATCAGCCAGATGTTACGCCAGAGTGGCGTTGATGCAGGCCGGTGGCTGGCGCGACGACTGATGCAGGAATGCGGGCTGACCAGTCACCAGCCTGTTAAACATCGCTACCGAATAAATGAAGACAACAGTCCGGCATTGCCAAACTTATTGAACCGGCAGTTTAACCCCGCCGCACCAAACCGCGTCTGGTGTGGCGATATCAGCTTTATTCGCCTGCAGGACAGGTGGTGCTATCTCGCGCTTGTTGTTGATTTATATTCACGCCGGATTATTGGTTCAGCCCTCTCATTAACCGCTGATGCTGATTTGGTATGCAGGGCTTTGCGTAATGCCCTGGAAACACGGCCGCGTAATGAACGTCTTCTGTTTCATTCAGATCAAGGAGTTCAATATAAAAGTAATAAATACAGAAAGTTACTTTGGCGTTATGGGGTAATGCAAAGTATGAGTCGCAGAGGGAATTGTCTGGATAATTCGCCGATGGAAAGAGTCTTTCGCAGCCTTAAAAGTGAATGGCTTCCCAAAGGTGGTTATGGTGATTTTAGCCATGCGGTACTCGACATAAACCAGTGGATAAATGGTTATTACAACATGTACCGCCCTCATACGAACAATGGTGGATTATCGCCTTACCTGCATGAAGAAAAGTGGAAGCAGGTTATTCCGGTGTCCTGA
- a CDS encoding fimbrial protein, protein MKLKFSLLSLTTGAMALIFSNFASAATGGTAMNFHGTLVNEPCTVQPGDENITLNFGTVIDKGLYQYQKTNSQPFSIHLVDCAISSWAGDGTVTVKFSGPASTELPGYLAVTDEATGSTDMGIAIGIQTSDGTLLPLDQTTTPILLRDGSDALNFMAFVEGEPSALQNESIKRGSFSAVATFYLEYQ, encoded by the coding sequence ATGAAATTAAAATTTTCACTCTTGTCCCTTACTACTGGAGCAATGGCTCTCATTTTCAGTAATTTTGCAAGCGCAGCTACAGGCGGGACAGCAATGAACTTTCACGGCACATTAGTGAATGAACCTTGCACAGTTCAACCCGGTGACGAAAATATTACCTTAAATTTTGGTACAGTTATCGATAAAGGTCTATATCAATATCAAAAGACCAATAGTCAACCCTTTAGCATCCACTTGGTTGACTGTGCTATTAGTAGCTGGGCGGGGGACGGTACGGTAACCGTTAAGTTTTCAGGCCCAGCCAGCACTGAACTTCCGGGTTACTTAGCTGTGACAGATGAAGCCACCGGTAGCACTGATATGGGGATCGCTATCGGCATCCAAACATCAGATGGGACGCTTTTACCTTTAGATCAAACTACTACCCCGATTCTATTACGTGACGGTAGTGATGCATTAAACTTTATGGCGTTTGTTGAAGGTGAACCAAGTGCATTGCAAAATGAGTCTATAAAACGTGGCAGCTTTAGTGCCGTAGCGACATTTTATCTTGAGTATCAATAA
- a CDS encoding fimbrial protein, with translation MRFLPLVSGVCIFISIASTCSYAVDNEAKISIKGTLTEPPPCTISDGSAIDVDFGSNVGIDRIDGVNYMRPVNYTIVCNPNPENLGLGLTFIGTASSFNTSAVQTDVSGLGIELLQGGVPFEMNKRITIDLNSPPVLQAVPVKDPSTGDLPEGAFSATATLLANYE, from the coding sequence ATGCGCTTCTTACCACTTGTCTCCGGTGTTTGTATTTTTATCTCTATCGCATCGACATGTTCTTATGCCGTAGATAACGAAGCTAAGATTAGTATTAAAGGTACTTTAACCGAACCTCCGCCCTGTACCATAAGCGATGGTTCGGCGATAGATGTCGATTTTGGTAGTAATGTCGGTATTGACCGTATCGATGGTGTTAATTATATGCGACCAGTTAACTATACAATAGTCTGCAATCCTAACCCTGAAAATCTGGGGCTCGGTTTAACCTTTATTGGTACAGCGTCAAGTTTTAATACTTCCGCAGTTCAAACGGATGTGAGTGGATTGGGGATTGAGCTATTACAGGGAGGGGTACCATTTGAAATGAATAAACGAATAACAATAGACTTGAACTCTCCTCCAGTATTGCAAGCTGTCCCAGTTAAAGACCCTTCAACTGGTGATTTACCCGAGGGAGCATTCTCAGCGACTGCGACTTTACTGGCAAATTATGAATAA
- a CDS encoding ABC transporter permease codes for MKKFISQPKSTSTLYELWLVRNLVKQLIVRDLTVRYRQTILGWLWAVVNPAINLAMYFVVFGVMVRFNPPEYNVPYAWVLLCGLVLWMLFSSTVNSVGDSLLNNVHLIKKIYFPRIGLALAGLGVSSVDFIISLLILCALLLGNDILSISKIPLMLLCAGVTALTAWGLGCVVAILRLRFRDFRHIIPLFMQALFYATPVVWTPGLLPSGLKQLVYLNPLSSLIGLFRYALLAGPLPSASMLLANMLGCAVSVIGGYLFFIYYEAKVTDQE; via the coding sequence ATGAAAAAATTCATTTCTCAACCAAAAAGTACCTCGACATTGTATGAGTTATGGCTTGTGCGCAATCTTGTTAAGCAACTAATTGTCCGTGATCTGACTGTGCGATACCGCCAGACAATATTAGGGTGGTTATGGGCGGTCGTTAATCCAGCTATAAATCTAGCTATGTATTTTGTTGTGTTTGGTGTCATGGTACGGTTCAATCCGCCTGAGTATAATGTGCCATATGCATGGGTTCTTCTTTGTGGGTTGGTGCTGTGGATGCTATTTTCATCAACAGTTAATAGCGTTGGTGATTCATTGTTAAATAATGTTCATCTGATTAAAAAGATCTATTTCCCTCGCATTGGTTTGGCGCTTGCAGGCCTTGGGGTTAGTAGTGTTGATTTTATTATTTCTCTTTTGATTTTGTGTGCTTTATTACTGGGTAATGATATTTTATCTATAAGTAAAATTCCTCTTATGCTGCTCTGTGCTGGAGTAACGGCTTTGACGGCGTGGGGGCTCGGATGTGTTGTCGCGATCCTTCGTTTACGTTTTCGTGATTTTCGTCATATCATACCTTTGTTCATGCAAGCACTATTTTATGCAACTCCAGTTGTCTGGACTCCGGGGCTATTACCAAGTGGCTTAAAGCAACTTGTTTATCTCAACCCTTTAAGTAGTCTTATTGGTCTGTTTCGTTATGCCCTACTGGCTGGCCCATTACCATCTGCTTCCATGTTATTAGCAAATATGCTTGGTTGTGCAGTAAGTGTCATTGGTGGCTATCTATTTTTTATCTACTATGAAGCTAAGGTTACAGACCAAGAATGA
- a CDS encoding HAD family hydrolase gives MSKIRAVIFDMDGVLIDAKEWHFSAMNQALSLFGLTISEHDHKEEFDGLPTWEKLNRLSERYGLPYSLHHFINEMKQIYTKQLIYQNCWPVFHHQHALSQLVKEGYRIAVASNSISESIETMLGRANLLPYLDFYLSNEDVTRGKPDPEIYLKAMQRLELKPSECVVVEDNPHGIAAANAAGAHVLCVEDPSDVTFDRIKKFITFCENTHK, from the coding sequence ATGAGTAAAATTCGAGCAGTGATATTTGATATGGATGGTGTCTTGATTGATGCTAAAGAATGGCATTTTTCTGCCATGAATCAAGCATTGTCATTGTTTGGTTTGACTATTAGTGAGCACGATCATAAAGAAGAATTCGACGGGTTGCCAACATGGGAAAAACTCAATCGCCTATCCGAACGTTATGGTTTGCCTTATTCTCTCCATCATTTTATTAATGAAATGAAACAGATTTATACTAAGCAACTTATTTACCAAAATTGCTGGCCGGTTTTCCATCATCAACATGCCCTGTCGCAGCTGGTAAAGGAAGGGTATCGGATTGCTGTTGCATCAAACTCAATTTCTGAGAGCATTGAGACCATGCTTGGTCGAGCCAATCTCTTACCGTACTTAGATTTTTATTTATCTAATGAGGACGTTACGCGTGGTAAACCTGATCCGGAAATTTACCTAAAGGCAATGCAGCGCCTTGAACTGAAACCTTCAGAATGCGTCGTTGTGGAGGACAATCCACATGGGATTGCTGCTGCGAATGCTGCAGGGGCTCATGTTCTTTGTGTGGAAGACCCTTCCGATGTTACCTTTGATCGAATTAAGAAGTTTATCACCTTCTGTGAGAATACGCACAAATGA
- a CDS encoding DsbA family protein codes for MKKSLIAVAATCIVFMGSATAALTKPVFTAEQEARIGEIAADYLVAHPEVLVQVSQKLKAQQEAKQQAMFAVKVMENQQALISDTDTPIVGPAGAKVAVIEFFDYQCVYCSHLAPELEKVMKNRPDVRYIFKEWPIFASRWENSQKAAETGLKIWKSGGADAYIRYHNGIYATGHFEGELTSDDIAKASVGSKIDAGDKTDVQVILDKNNQLAQALGLTGTPGLIVMPVSQSTPDKITVLPGAAPAQKILEAISKASK; via the coding sequence ATGAAAAAGTCATTAATTGCAGTAGCGGCAACATGCATCGTATTTATGGGAAGTGCTACTGCTGCGCTGACAAAACCGGTATTTACTGCGGAGCAAGAGGCCAGAATAGGTGAGATTGCTGCGGACTATCTCGTTGCTCACCCTGAAGTTCTCGTCCAGGTCAGCCAGAAACTAAAGGCCCAGCAGGAGGCAAAACAGCAGGCAATGTTTGCCGTGAAGGTAATGGAAAATCAGCAGGCTTTGATCAGTGATACGGATACTCCTATCGTGGGGCCGGCCGGAGCGAAAGTAGCTGTGATTGAATTCTTCGATTATCAGTGCGTTTATTGCAGCCATCTCGCGCCAGAGCTTGAAAAAGTTATGAAGAACAGGCCCGATGTCCGTTATATCTTCAAGGAATGGCCAATCTTTGCTTCCCGGTGGGAAAATTCGCAGAAAGCAGCCGAAACTGGTCTGAAAATCTGGAAATCAGGTGGCGCTGATGCTTATATCCGTTATCACAATGGTATTTATGCAACAGGTCATTTTGAAGGGGAACTGACTTCGGATGACATCGCTAAAGCCTCAGTAGGGAGCAAAATTGACGCCGGTGACAAAACGGATGTTCAGGTTATTCTGGACAAAAATAATCAGCTGGCGCAAGCGCTGGGATTAACCGGAACACCAGGTTTGATTGTTATGCCAGTCAGTCAGTCGACACCGGATAAAATCACTGTTTTGCCTGGGGCTGCGCCTGCACAGAAAATTCTTGAAGCCATCAGTAAAGCTTCGAAATAA
- a CDS encoding O-antigen ligase family protein produces the protein MISEYPIPQKTLTQQGLLFIISTLLMPILLFLLVLPYPWASLPGEGLSLTLNLITWVWVGLWALFLCWLLVKRKFRMGRLECSLVIGALLMSVPYFWTQSAFKSAALYRLAGIWALLLIFLLLRQFSVRGRVRHRIYGVIAIAGLIQTLLAFWQIEYPTSAGESLGYSFTAASGRPIGSLLQVNLLGSFLASALLCALLLAMTLPSTVKSRFYWVSVLVLSAGLVMTQSRSAWLGATMGGGILLLYSRIHWRSKSFAVLLLCSGVVAGNIALVERMPLITPAAVKTADARPSGTNERLIWNRRQSGNERLTMFEGALAMIKEKPLSGYGLATFEVEFPRALERNNIANPFTVTVKYPHNEILYVWAEGGVVALIGLTMWLYGVLLPFRTSWNRTTVLKGALLLPLIVHLLTEFPLYLSAVHGVLMIILLWLALPVAKRSKASHPVMGKCSAFILSGIAVLSFTGVIFSTTGLQSAIKIRSAEQLQIMDLSSLDEVSNVLAQHDKLLFDKAIASLMLFNSSRDSSWLLRFQEQAGEWLSLHNDANLTVTMMQIAAAEKNDNEVQRWRHRGCLSYAKDPRFKCQFIH, from the coding sequence ATGATTTCCGAATATCCTATCCCCCAAAAAACTCTCACCCAACAGGGGCTATTATTTATAATTTCAACACTTTTGATGCCCATTCTTTTATTTTTGCTGGTGCTGCCCTATCCGTGGGCTTCGTTACCTGGCGAAGGGTTGTCATTGACACTGAATCTAATCACCTGGGTGTGGGTCGGGCTCTGGGCACTTTTTTTATGCTGGTTGCTGGTGAAACGGAAATTCCGGATGGGAAGGTTGGAATGCTCGTTAGTTATCGGCGCATTGCTAATGAGTGTTCCATATTTCTGGACGCAGAGCGCATTTAAATCTGCGGCTCTTTATCGCCTTGCAGGTATTTGGGCTCTTCTACTTATCTTTTTGCTGCTGCGTCAGTTTTCTGTTCGTGGGCGCGTACGCCATCGAATCTATGGCGTCATTGCCATTGCTGGGCTCATACAGACACTGCTGGCATTCTGGCAAATTGAGTATCCCACATCTGCAGGTGAATCGCTCGGATACTCTTTTACCGCAGCCAGCGGTCGCCCTATCGGTTCATTGTTACAAGTAAATTTGCTGGGATCGTTTCTGGCGAGCGCATTGCTGTGTGCATTGTTGCTGGCAATGACTTTGCCCTCCACCGTCAAAAGTCGGTTCTATTGGGTAAGTGTGTTGGTACTCAGCGCGGGATTGGTAATGACACAATCGCGTTCGGCTTGGCTGGGAGCTACAATGGGCGGGGGCATATTACTACTATACTCACGAATCCATTGGCGCAGCAAATCATTTGCTGTCCTTTTGCTATGTAGTGGCGTTGTCGCTGGAAATATCGCTCTTGTTGAACGAATGCCGCTGATCACACCGGCTGCTGTGAAAACGGCCGACGCACGTCCATCGGGAACAAATGAGCGACTTATCTGGAATCGCCGTCAATCAGGTAATGAGCGTTTAACCATGTTCGAAGGTGCTCTGGCGATGATCAAGGAAAAGCCATTGTCAGGATACGGCTTGGCCACATTCGAAGTTGAGTTTCCTCGTGCATTAGAACGCAACAATATAGCTAATCCCTTCACTGTGACGGTTAAGTACCCCCACAACGAAATACTCTATGTATGGGCGGAAGGTGGCGTGGTTGCTCTTATTGGCCTGACAATGTGGCTATATGGCGTATTGCTACCTTTTCGTACAAGCTGGAATCGCACTACAGTATTGAAAGGTGCATTGCTCTTGCCTCTGATCGTGCATTTGTTGACGGAATTTCCACTTTATTTATCCGCAGTCCATGGCGTTTTGATGATTATCTTACTGTGGTTGGCCTTGCCCGTTGCTAAGCGATCGAAAGCGTCACACCCAGTAATGGGGAAATGTTCAGCATTTATCCTAAGTGGAATAGCCGTGCTTAGCTTCACGGGTGTGATCTTTTCTACTACAGGATTACAGTCGGCAATAAAAATACGAAGTGCAGAACAGCTTCAAATAATGGATCTATCGTCATTGGATGAAGTAAGTAACGTACTGGCACAGCATGATAAGCTTTTATTTGATAAAGCGATTGCATCTTTGATGCTGTTTAACTCATCACGCGATTCTAGTTGGCTTCTTCGCTTTCAGGAGCAGGCAGGGGAATGGCTGAGCCTGCATAATGATGCCAATCTGACGGTTACCATGATGCAAATTGCCGCGGCAGAAAAAAATGATAATGAAGTGCAACGCTGGCGCCATCGTGGATGCCTGAGTTACGCAAAAGATCCGCGTTTTAAATGTCAATTCATTCACTAA